One Clostridium sp. CM027 genomic window carries:
- a CDS encoding ABC transporter permease: protein MKNYLELAPKYLSAHKRKTRLTITSVAMAVALVVGIFSMVDALVKFEKAQVLKDQGNYHILIRNPSPREIQVIGSRIDVQNAGTWKDLGEGTINSENCALTSLDENFAKNINFNLNQGRYPTFKNEIMLEKWFMEKSKPAHKIGDTMTITLPDETVQEFIISGIYNDWGATKAAAIPAVFVSTKMSEQLKTKSSQYFVLFKDGVNITQVEGEIKKTLNIVDDRIGRNEGLLALMMQTKNNIILKMYAIGGVLFFIVLITSVVMIYNTFNISVIERVRQFGILRCIGASQTQIKRLVKREGLSISLRAIPLGVFAGILITFICSAIIKFYNNKLFGDISLINFSAFGIGAGIVIGFLTVFISSLLPAKKAAKVSPVSALNGSGDTNISQKTKRGLLMKIFHAEIVIGISNAVYKKKTLFLISSSIALSIIMFMCFSVIVNPTFLGMKATEVYTPDVSITSSQGIGENIYKKLSTLGGVKRVYGRMSNYVYATFDVTRLTDTYKKEMGPIKTESNGLMVATERSWIVSYDSMQMQWAKKSLMAGGMDENELNAQNGIVAVVKNYRKGELAADASLKVGDAVYIKTATETKEYKVMGVLSSMPYESEKQTLTTFITTQKQFTEITRDITSNYKTIDIQLNKDNQAQTINEIKALVGNSVTLHDIRQLSAEANNSFMTIAVFIYGFVGIIALISILNIINTMNTNITSKTKYLGIMRAIGMSERQLTRMALAEAVVYTVSGCIAGCTLGVLLQKTLMSLLISNWEFPVLQVVLIFIISILAASFSIISPLKRIKARGISEVIGSL from the coding sequence ATGAAAAACTATCTTGAGCTCGCACCAAAATACCTATCTGCCCATAAACGAAAAACGCGCCTGACTATCACCAGCGTTGCCATGGCTGTTGCACTAGTTGTCGGTATTTTTTCTATGGTAGATGCGTTGGTGAAATTTGAAAAAGCACAAGTACTAAAGGATCAAGGTAACTACCATATTTTAATTCGAAATCCGTCCCCAAGAGAGATTCAAGTCATTGGTAGCCGTATTGATGTACAAAATGCTGGAACCTGGAAAGACCTTGGTGAAGGAACCATCAACAGTGAGAACTGTGCCCTCACATCTCTAGATGAAAATTTCGCGAAAAATATCAACTTTAATCTTAACCAAGGCCGTTACCCGACTTTTAAAAATGAAATTATGCTTGAAAAATGGTTTATGGAAAAATCTAAGCCGGCACATAAAATCGGTGATACAATGACAATTACCTTACCAGACGAAACAGTTCAAGAGTTCATCATTAGCGGTATATACAATGACTGGGGTGCTACCAAAGCTGCTGCTATACCTGCTGTATTCGTGTCAACAAAAATGTCGGAACAGCTAAAAACGAAATCAAGCCAATATTTTGTGCTATTTAAAGATGGTGTAAATATCACACAGGTTGAAGGAGAAATCAAGAAAACTTTGAATATAGTAGATGACCGCATAGGGCGCAACGAAGGTCTTTTAGCCCTCATGATGCAAACAAAAAACAATATCATTTTGAAGATGTATGCTATCGGCGGCGTCTTATTCTTTATCGTCCTTATTACAAGCGTTGTAATGATCTATAACACTTTCAACATTTCAGTAATTGAAAGAGTTCGCCAATTCGGAATTCTGAGATGTATAGGGGCGTCACAGACACAAATAAAGCGTTTGGTAAAAAGAGAAGGCTTATCCATAAGTTTGAGAGCAATCCCCCTTGGCGTATTCGCCGGTATTTTGATAACCTTTATTTGTTCGGCAATAATAAAATTTTACAATAACAAGCTTTTTGGTGATATTTCATTGATTAATTTCAGTGCATTCGGCATTGGCGCGGGTATTGTAATAGGGTTTCTGACAGTCTTTATCTCTTCCTTATTACCTGCAAAAAAAGCTGCAAAAGTTTCTCCTGTAAGTGCCTTGAACGGAAGCGGGGATACAAATATTTCCCAAAAGACAAAGAGAGGCCTTCTTATGAAGATATTTCACGCTGAAATTGTTATTGGCATTAGCAACGCTGTTTACAAGAAGAAAACTCTTTTCTTGATATCTAGTTCTATTGCTCTCAGCATCATTATGTTTATGTGTTTTAGTGTAATCGTCAATCCCACCTTTTTGGGAATGAAAGCTACGGAAGTCTACACTCCTGACGTTTCAATCACATCCTCGCAAGGTATTGGCGAAAATATATACAAGAAACTGTCAACGCTTGGCGGTGTAAAAAGGGTGTATGGAAGAATGTCAAACTATGTGTATGCTACGTTTGACGTTACAAGGCTGACGGACACCTATAAAAAGGAAATGGGTCCCATCAAGACAGAAAGCAATGGCCTTATGGTTGCAACGGAGAGGTCATGGATTGTTTCCTATGATTCAATGCAAATGCAATGGGCAAAGAAATCATTAATGGCTGGAGGTATGGATGAAAATGAACTCAATGCTCAGAATGGTATTGTGGCCGTTGTTAAAAATTACAGAAAAGGAGAATTAGCGGCAGACGCAAGCCTGAAAGTTGGTGATGCTGTCTATATTAAAACTGCTACAGAGACTAAAGAATATAAAGTCATGGGAGTCTTGAGCTCTATGCCTTATGAAAGCGAAAAACAGACATTAACTACATTTATCACCACCCAAAAGCAGTTTACAGAAATCACTAGAGATATAACCTCTAACTATAAGACAATCGATATACAACTGAACAAGGATAATCAAGCACAAACCATAAATGAAATAAAAGCGTTAGTCGGAAATTCAGTGACACTACATGACATTCGTCAGCTAAGCGCAGAAGCAAATAACTCATTTATGACTATCGCAGTATTTATTTACGGATTTGTAGGTATAATTGCACTCATCAGTATTCTAAACATTATCAATACGATGAATACCAACATCACATCCAAAACTAAGTATTTGGGAATTATGCGTGCAATAGGCATGTCTGAGAGACAACTCACAAGAATGGCATTGGCAGAAGCTGTCGTCTATACGGTGAGCGGCTGCATAGCAGGATGCACCCTAGGGGTTCTACTACAGAAAACCCTGATGTCCTTACTTATTTCTAACTGGGAGTTTCCTGTATTGCAAGTCGTACTGATATTCATTATTTCCATTCTAGCTGCATCGTTCTCTATCATCAGTCCATTGAAGAGAATAAAGGCTCGTGGGATTTCTGAAGTCATTGGATCGCTCTAA
- a CDS encoding ABC transporter ATP-binding protein: MDILIAKNLSKTYGKGEVKVDALKKVSFSVAKGEFVSIVGPSGSGKSTLLNLLGALDSPTSGNVFLDGKDISAMKEKNLSVFRRRNIGFIFQAFNLIPELNVEENILLPLLLDYKKPDMKYIAELLDILGLSSRKHHLPNQLSGGQQQRVAIGRALSTRPAIILADEPTGNLDTKNSKEVINLLKLSVERYNQTLIMITHNPSFASFSDRVLNVEDGIVSELGRAKK, from the coding sequence TTGGATATTTTAATAGCCAAAAATTTAAGTAAAACTTATGGAAAGGGTGAAGTGAAAGTTGACGCACTGAAAAAGGTATCTTTTTCAGTTGCAAAAGGGGAATTTGTCTCAATAGTAGGACCATCCGGTTCAGGAAAAAGTACACTGCTTAATCTCCTTGGGGCATTGGACTCTCCAACCTCTGGAAATGTATTTCTTGATGGCAAAGACATTTCTGCCATGAAGGAAAAGAATCTCTCCGTCTTCCGCAGACGTAACATTGGGTTTATTTTTCAGGCATTCAATCTAATTCCCGAATTAAATGTAGAAGAGAACATTTTGTTGCCACTGCTGCTTGACTACAAGAAACCGGATATGAAATATATTGCTGAACTTTTGGACATACTTGGGCTCTCCAGCAGGAAACACCACCTTCCAAACCAGCTTTCTGGGGGACAGCAACAGCGCGTAGCAATCGGGCGTGCCCTTTCAACTCGTCCGGCAATTATTCTGGCAGACGAACCCACGGGAAATCTTGATACAAAAAACAGCAAAGAGGTAATCAATCTTTTAAAGCTTTCTGTCGAAAGATATAATCAGACATTAATTATGATTACCCACAATCCGAGTTTTGCCTCCTTCTCGGATCGGGTGCTAAACGTAGAGGATGGTATTGTATCCGAACTAGGGAGGGCTAAAAAATGA
- a CDS encoding sensor histidine kinase KdpD: protein MRIFINYNIRKLFSVVSIILLCFILITQVMVYFMTNQYKKEIITHDYAIAGYLYQQDATTDQIVPAFTGKKSMKDYTIGRELLQPKGYTDSINNKLLPEIQSFHQKLEILVLILSVVVSILLLSTLFIFFVRQDRKLEKANTDILSFMHGNKDIRFSDNEEGIVSQLFSSIDVMATSLTAHITKEKQTKEFLKNTISDISHQLKTPLTALKMYNEIIQEENINNGVVDSFTIKSSNQLERMEYLIRNLLKLARLDADTIELEKSNCLMKDLLECIVIGFSTRAKSEDKSIMLMCNSYTLLNCDGGWILEAFSNIMKNALDHTVSGNEVQILCDETPVLICITIKDNGSGIHPEDIHYIFKRFYRSRFSKDKDGIGIGLTLAKTIVEKHGGSITVESTLNQGTTFYLTFPKLTNL from the coding sequence ATGAGAATTTTTATTAATTACAATATAAGGAAACTATTTTCAGTCGTATCCATAATTCTTTTGTGTTTCATTCTAATAACACAGGTCATGGTATATTTCATGACAAACCAATATAAAAAGGAAATTATTACACACGATTATGCCATTGCCGGATATTTATATCAACAGGATGCAACAACAGACCAGATTGTACCTGCCTTCACTGGTAAAAAAAGTATGAAAGATTATACCATTGGGCGGGAGCTTTTGCAGCCTAAAGGGTATACAGACAGTATAAATAACAAGCTTCTGCCTGAAATTCAAAGTTTCCATCAGAAACTCGAGATTCTGGTACTGATACTTTCCGTTGTTGTATCGATTCTCCTGCTTTCAACATTATTTATTTTTTTTGTCCGGCAGGACAGAAAGCTTGAAAAGGCCAACACGGATATCTTAAGTTTTATGCATGGCAATAAAGATATCCGCTTCAGCGACAATGAGGAAGGTATTGTATCTCAGCTTTTTTCCTCTATAGATGTAATGGCAACATCTCTAACTGCCCATATAACAAAGGAAAAGCAGACAAAGGAGTTCCTAAAGAATACGATATCTGACATATCACATCAGTTAAAAACACCATTGACTGCGCTAAAAATGTACAATGAAATTATTCAGGAAGAAAACATAAACAACGGTGTTGTCGACAGCTTCACCATAAAAAGCAGTAATCAACTGGAACGGATGGAGTATCTAATTCGGAACCTTCTGAAATTGGCACGGCTAGATGCTGACACCATCGAATTAGAGAAAAGCAACTGCCTTATGAAAGATTTGCTAGAATGCATCGTTATAGGTTTCTCCACCCGTGCAAAATCAGAGGACAAGTCAATTATGCTAATGTGCAATAGCTATACCCTGTTAAATTGTGATGGAGGTTGGATACTGGAAGCTTTCAGTAATATTATGAAAAATGCATTGGATCACACCGTTTCGGGAAATGAAGTTCAAATTCTATGCGACGAAACGCCTGTGTTAATCTGTATCACAATTAAAGACAACGGTAGTGGCATCCACCCAGAGGACATCCATTATATTTTCAAACGATTTTATAGAAGCCGATTTTCCAAGGATAAGGATGGTATCGGCATTGGACTTACCCTTGCGAAAACCATTGTCGAAAAACATGGAGGCTCTATAACGGTGGAAAGCACGTTGAACCAAGGAACGACTTTCTATTTGACTTTTCCAAAGCTTACAAATCTGTAA
- a CDS encoding response regulator transcription factor — MNTILLVEDDLSIIDGLEFSLRKNGFHIALARTVRECFLMLSDKKYDLLLLDLTLPDGSGFDICKKVRQSSDVPIIFLTASDEEVNIVMGLDIGGDDYITKPFKLNELISRVNALLRRSHIPSQEPIELKSNDITIKLFESRVFKDSKEIELTTVEYRLLHLLMQNQNIVLTRNVILDKLWDNNGNFIDDNTLSVYVRRLRMKIEDKADKPKFLLTIRRLGYKWSVLK, encoded by the coding sequence GTGAATACAATTTTATTGGTAGAAGATGATTTGAGTATTATTGATGGGCTAGAGTTTTCACTCCGAAAGAATGGCTTTCATATTGCCTTAGCACGAACCGTAAGGGAATGCTTTTTGATGCTTAGTGATAAGAAGTATGATTTGTTGCTACTCGATTTGACCTTACCTGATGGAAGCGGTTTTGACATCTGTAAGAAAGTACGGCAATCCTCCGATGTACCAATTATATTTTTAACGGCTTCCGATGAAGAGGTCAATATTGTAATGGGTTTGGATATTGGTGGGGATGACTATATTACAAAACCTTTCAAATTAAATGAACTGATTTCGCGAGTCAATGCTTTGCTTCGCCGTTCTCACATTCCTAGCCAAGAACCTATTGAATTGAAATCTAATGATATTACCATCAAACTGTTCGAAAGCCGAGTATTTAAGGATTCTAAAGAAATAGAACTTACTACGGTGGAGTACCGTCTTCTGCACCTGCTCATGCAAAATCAAAATATTGTGCTCACGAGAAACGTTATATTGGATAAGCTTTGGGACAATAACGGCAACTTCATCGATGATAACACCCTATCCGTCTATGTACGAAGACTAAGAATGAAAATTGAAGATAAAGCTGATAAACCGAAATTTTTATTGACAATACGACGATTAGGCTATAAATGGAGTGTGTTAAAGTGA
- a CDS encoding helix-turn-helix transcriptional regulator, whose amino-acid sequence MYSVSSRTIISLEKGQYNPSIMLAYKIASVFNTTIEKLYCLKENLENEEKNI is encoded by the coding sequence ATATATTCAGTTTCATCAAGAACGATTATTTCACTTGAAAAAGGACAGTATAACCCCTCAATTATGCTTGCATATAAGATAGCTTCCGTTTTCAACACCACTATTGAAAAATTATATTGTTTAAAGGAGAATTTAGAAAATGAAGAAAAAAATATATAA
- a CDS encoding alpha/beta hydrolase yields the protein MKRQRNVIEGSISEKVYVKINGAKMGMIIKSENASNPVLLFVHGGPGMPEHPLTETYPTGLEKYFTVAWWNQRGAGLSYSSDISAKTMTTEQFVSDTIEVTNYLRKRFGQDKIYLMGHSWGSYIAIEAAAKSYELYHAYIGVGQISNQMESEKIAYKYMLKYYKVTGDEKTVKKLQAIPIETMDHLPDAYNKIRDNVMHRAGIGTTHKMKSVVTGIFMPVMQNREYTLREKINIWRGKAFSNSTVLNEELYRTGLSNKITKLDIPVYFFSGIYDYTVNYSMSEAYLKKLGAPAKGFYLFKESAHSPIYEESEKVLQIIQQDVLKGRNDLADTY from the coding sequence ATGAAAAGACAAAGAAATGTTATAGAGGGCAGTATTTCGGAAAAAGTTTATGTTAAAATTAACGGAGCGAAGATGGGAATGATTATTAAAAGTGAGAATGCATCAAATCCAGTACTGCTTTTTGTTCACGGAGGCCCTGGTATGCCGGAACATCCACTTACCGAAACATACCCTACGGGACTTGAGAAATATTTTACGGTAGCATGGTGGAATCAGCGTGGCGCGGGTTTGTCCTATAGCAGTGATATCTCAGCAAAAACAATGACAACAGAACAGTTTGTATCTGACACAATAGAAGTAACGAACTATCTGCGTAAACGGTTTGGACAAGATAAAATATACCTTATGGGACACTCATGGGGTTCATACATAGCTATAGAGGCAGCGGCAAAATCATATGAGTTATACCATGCTTATATTGGTGTCGGACAAATATCAAATCAAATGGAATCGGAAAAAATTGCATATAAATATATGCTTAAGTACTACAAGGTAACAGGTGATGAAAAAACTGTAAAGAAGCTTCAGGCAATACCTATTGAAACAATGGATCATCTGCCAGATGCATACAATAAAATAAGGGATAATGTGATGCATAGAGCAGGAATTGGTACAACACATAAGATGAAATCAGTAGTCACCGGAATTTTTATGCCAGTTATGCAGAATCGCGAATATACCTTGAGAGAAAAAATTAATATATGGCGTGGAAAAGCATTTTCAAATTCTACTGTTTTAAACGAGGAGCTTTACAGAACGGGTTTGAGTAACAAGATAACAAAACTTGATATTCCGGTATATTTCTTTTCGGGAATATATGATTATACGGTAAACTATTCGATGTCGGAAGCTTATCTTAAAAAACTTGGTGCACCTGCAAAGGGATTTTATCTTTTTAAGGAATCTGCCCACAGTCCAATATATGAAGAGTCTGAAAAAGTGTTACAGATTATACAGCAGGATGTATTAAAAGGCAGGAATGATCTAGCTGACACATATTAA
- a CDS encoding DEAD/DEAH box helicase codes for MSISIRKKFHDLVNKAEYNSYEKTVEQINRLRFDSLDNTEFLNKSHGLRSKLLEYTSMDDIIIEVFALTKQAVKRVLGLITYDEQLIAGIAMHNGRLIEMQTGEGKTLAAVFPAVLNALTGRGCHILTFNDYLARRDATWMGPVYEMLGLTVGFVQETMKRPEKQRAYGCDVTYVTAKVAGFDYLMDSLSYKKSEIVLRPFNFAIIDEADSIIIDEARIPLVIAIGGNAADDTLCLTMEALRKLEPEVDYEKDEVKRNVFLTNKGLLRAEAMLNCENLYAEENFKLLSEVHNILHVIALLKKDIDYIVRDGKIEMVDEFTGRIAENRRWPDGIQSALEAKECLSHKSKGRIMNQITLQSFILLYKKISGMTGTAMDSLNEISEMYDMEVIVIPPHIPCNRIDYPDVIFTHKKAKYKALSSEIKRVHDTGQPILIGTCSVAESEYLAEELNKLGVKYKILNAKNDELEAHIIEQAGTLYAVTVSTNMAGRGADIKLGGLDGANKDKIVSLGGLYVIGTNRYESKRIDKQLKGRTGRQGDIGMSKFFISLEDDLIKRYGIDEIIPVAIRSSIQEEPLLNPKIAGKIEHVQRIIQGQDSDLRRELWQYSFIIENQRLVVHQRRMEIVYDILPFNILSLENPQLFTKLINFFSEDIVKELEKQVALYNIDEVWADYLAHVEYLKEGVKLSILRLKDPLQAFQIETAGIFQTMQQEIQTRILQDFETLDLSTHGLINLKQRINPPSSTWTYLVNDNSLMDPLSSLFIGNAIASIGMFLALPIRFGTLIYRKILKNRI; via the coding sequence ATGTCCATTAGTATTAGAAAAAAATTTCATGACTTAGTAAATAAGGCAGAATATAATAGCTATGAAAAAACAGTAGAACAAATAAATCGTCTTAGATTTGATTCATTGGATAATACTGAATTTCTAAATAAATCACATGGGCTCAGGAGTAAGCTTTTAGAGTATACATCTATGGATGACATAATTATAGAAGTCTTTGCACTTACAAAACAGGCGGTTAAAAGAGTACTAGGACTCATTACTTACGACGAGCAACTGATTGCTGGCATAGCTATGCATAATGGAAGATTAATAGAGATGCAGACCGGTGAAGGAAAAACTTTAGCCGCGGTGTTCCCCGCAGTCTTAAATGCACTTACAGGACGTGGATGTCATATACTGACCTTTAATGATTATTTAGCGCGTAGGGATGCAACTTGGATGGGACCCGTATATGAAATGCTTGGATTAACTGTGGGGTTCGTACAGGAAACTATGAAACGGCCTGAAAAACAAAGAGCTTATGGTTGTGATGTTACATATGTAACTGCCAAGGTAGCTGGATTTGATTATTTAATGGACTCACTTTCTTATAAAAAAAGTGAAATTGTGCTACGTCCATTTAATTTTGCCATAATAGACGAGGCAGATTCCATAATAATTGATGAAGCCAGAATACCATTAGTTATTGCAATAGGAGGGAACGCTGCTGATGATACTCTTTGTTTAACAATGGAAGCTTTAAGAAAACTAGAGCCTGAAGTTGACTATGAGAAAGATGAAGTTAAAAGGAACGTATTTTTGACTAATAAAGGACTACTTCGAGCAGAAGCTATGCTTAATTGTGAAAATTTATATGCAGAAGAAAACTTTAAATTATTAAGTGAAGTACACAATATTCTTCATGTAATTGCTTTATTGAAGAAGGATATAGACTATATTGTAAGAGACGGTAAAATTGAAATGGTAGACGAGTTTACTGGACGCATCGCTGAAAACAGGCGTTGGCCCGATGGAATTCAATCAGCCCTTGAGGCCAAGGAGTGCCTTAGCCATAAGTCAAAAGGACGTATAATGAATCAGATAACTTTGCAAAGTTTCATTTTGCTTTATAAAAAAATTTCAGGGATGACCGGTACAGCAATGGACTCATTGAATGAAATCAGCGAGATGTATGACATGGAGGTGATAGTAATTCCACCACATATTCCTTGCAATCGAATTGATTATCCTGATGTAATATTCACGCACAAAAAAGCCAAATACAAAGCTTTGAGCTCGGAAATCAAAAGAGTACATGACACAGGACAGCCTATTTTAATCGGCACTTGTAGTGTAGCAGAATCAGAATATTTGGCTGAAGAATTAAATAAGCTAGGCGTTAAATATAAAATTTTAAACGCAAAAAATGATGAACTTGAAGCACATATCATTGAACAAGCAGGTACTCTTTATGCAGTTACTGTTTCAACTAATATGGCTGGCAGGGGTGCTGATATAAAACTTGGGGGCCTAGATGGAGCTAATAAAGATAAGATAGTTTCCCTTGGAGGATTATATGTTATAGGTACTAATAGGTATGAGAGTAAACGCATTGATAAGCAGCTTAAAGGAAGAACTGGCCGTCAAGGTGATATTGGCATGTCAAAATTCTTTATAAGCCTTGAAGATGACCTCATTAAAAGATATGGTATCGATGAAATAATACCTGTGGCAATTAGATCTTCTATACAAGAAGAACCTTTGCTTAATCCTAAGATAGCAGGTAAAATAGAACACGTTCAGAGGATTATCCAGGGCCAGGATTCCGATTTACGTAGAGAATTATGGCAGTATTCCTTTATCATAGAAAATCAGCGACTTGTTGTTCACCAAAGGAGAATGGAAATAGTATATGATATTTTACCTTTTAATATATTAAGCCTGGAAAATCCACAGCTATTTACAAAATTAATTAACTTCTTTAGTGAAGACATCGTAAAGGAACTTGAAAAACAAGTAGCACTATATAATATCGATGAAGTTTGGGCTGATTACCTCGCTCATGTAGAATATCTTAAAGAGGGAGTAAAGTTAAGTATACTAAGGCTTAAAGATCCGTTGCAAGCATTTCAAATAGAAACAGCTGGCATATTTCAGACGATGCAGCAAGAGATACAAACGAGAATTTTACAAGATTTTGAAACGTTAGATTTATCAACGCATGGACTCATTAACTTAAAACAGCGGATAAACCCACCCTCTTCAACTTGGACTTATCTTGTTAATGACAATTCACTAATGGATCCACTTTCTTCATTATTTATTGGTAACGCAATTGCATCCATAGGAATGTTTCTTGCCTTACCAATTCGATTTGGAACTTTGATTTATAGAAAAATTCTTAAAAATAGAATTTAA
- a CDS encoding response regulator transcription factor yields the protein MKILFVEDDRIIASGLCYSLTQEGYFVTHCLNVESAKTMLHKNSFNLAILDLSLPDGSGYDICKIIKAKEDIPVIFLTAIDDEVNVVMGLDMGADDYITKPFRIRELLSRIKSVLRRYDKTEITKTIIEFSGIKIDTTQAKVYKEANEVTLTSLEYRLLLIFANNQRQVIDRNQLLEGLWDFAGDFVNDNTLTVYIKRLREKIEDDSKNPTIIKTVRGIGYKGGD from the coding sequence ATGAAAATACTATTTGTTGAGGATGATAGAATAATTGCATCAGGGCTTTGCTACTCACTGACTCAGGAGGGGTATTTTGTTACCCACTGCTTGAATGTGGAGTCAGCAAAAACTATGCTGCATAAAAATAGCTTTAACTTGGCAATACTTGATTTATCTCTTCCAGATGGAAGCGGCTACGATATTTGTAAAATAATTAAGGCAAAGGAAGATATACCAGTAATATTTCTAACGGCAATAGATGATGAAGTTAATGTAGTTATGGGGCTTGATATGGGGGCAGATGACTATATAACAAAGCCATTTCGTATAAGAGAGCTTCTATCTCGAATTAAATCTGTACTTCGCAGATATGATAAAACAGAAATTACAAAAACAATCATTGAGTTTAGCGGTATAAAGATAGACACTACACAGGCAAAAGTGTATAAAGAAGCGAATGAAGTTACATTAACATCTCTTGAATACCGACTACTTCTAATCTTTGCAAATAATCAGAGGCAAGTTATTGATCGCAATCAACTTTTAGAAGGTCTATGGGATTTTGCAGGGGATTTTGTGAATGACAATACTTTAACGGTATATATTAAACGTTTGCGTGAAAAAATTGAGGATGACAGCAAAAATCCAACAATTATAAAAACAGTTCGTGGAATTGGATATAAGGGAGGTGATTAA
- a CDS encoding HAMP domain-containing sensor histidine kinase, translating into MINILRNKEIKIYITLLVSISLIGSVACFFVNIIAGIIALLVLLLIIVISFIFTRWRYNQLDQLSEYLRIITSGDYSLDIRDNDEGELSILKNEIYKVTVTLYEQAELLKKDKLFLSDSISDISHQLKTPITSMFVMTDLICDKSLPQDKRQEFTQNIRSQLERLKWLVASLLKLSKIDAGTIELKKENVNVRELISRATHHLLIPMELKDQTLEISGDEHTEFIGDFNWSSEAASNIIKNCVEHTPCGGNIGVDFCETPIYTMMKIFDNGEGIHKEDLPHIFDRFYKGINAPNDSIGIGLAMSKIILQKQGGTIEVTSEKNKGTKFIIKIYKSVV; encoded by the coding sequence GTGATTAATATTCTACGAAATAAAGAAATAAAGATATATATAACTCTTTTGGTTTCAATTTCACTAATAGGATCAGTTGCCTGTTTTTTCGTTAATATAATTGCAGGAATTATAGCACTTTTAGTTTTGCTTTTAATAATTGTTATATCTTTCATTTTTACCAGATGGAGATATAATCAATTAGACCAATTATCTGAGTATCTAAGGATAATTACAAGTGGAGATTATTCCCTTGATATTAGAGATAATGATGAAGGCGAGCTTAGTATACTTAAAAATGAAATATACAAAGTAACTGTGACTTTATATGAACAGGCTGAACTATTAAAGAAAGATAAACTTTTTCTTTCGGATTCAATTTCTGATATTTCCCATCAACTTAAAACTCCAATAACTTCAATGTTTGTTATGACAGACCTTATATGTGACAAAAGTCTACCCCAGGATAAACGCCAAGAATTCACCCAAAATATTCGGTCACAACTTGAAAGACTTAAGTGGCTTGTTGCGTCACTACTAAAGTTATCTAAGATTGATGCAGGTACAATTGAGTTAAAAAAAGAGAATGTAAATGTACGGGAGCTTATCAGTAGGGCTACGCATCATCTGCTAATTCCTATGGAACTTAAAGATCAAACCCTTGAAATTAGCGGTGATGAGCATACTGAGTTTATTGGCGATTTTAATTGGTCCTCAGAGGCTGCTTCAAATATAATAAAAAATTGTGTTGAGCATACACCTTGTGGTGGAAATATAGGTGTTGATTTTTGCGAAACTCCAATATATACAATGATGAAAATATTTGATAATGGTGAGGGGATCCATAAGGAGGATTTACCACATATATTCGATCGCTTTTATAAGGGCATCAATGCTCCCAACGACAGTATAGGTATTGGACTCGCCATGTCAAAAATCATTTTGCAGAAACAAGGTGGTACAATTGAAGTTACCAGTGAGAAAAACAAAGGTACAAAATTTATTATAAAGATTTATAAAAGTGTTGTGTGA